Proteins co-encoded in one Setaria viridis chromosome 9, Setaria_viridis_v4.0, whole genome shotgun sequence genomic window:
- the LOC117837486 gene encoding L-ascorbate peroxidase 1, cytosolic encodes MAKCYPTVSAEYQEAVEKARRKLRALIAEKSCAPLMLRLAWHSAGTFDVSTKTGGPFGTMKNPAEQAHGANAGLDIAVRMLEPVKEEFPILSYADLYQLAGVVAVEVTGGPEIPFHPGREDKPQPPPEGRLPDATKGSDHLRQVFGKQMGLSDQDIVALSGGHTLGRCHKERSGFEGAWTRNPLVFDNSYFKELVSGDKEGLLQLPSDKALLSDPAFRPLVEKYAADEKAFFDDYKEAHLKLSELGFADA; translated from the exons ATGGCGAAGTGCTACCCGACCGTCAGCGCTGAGTACCAGGAGGCCGTCGAGAAGGCCAGGCGCAAGCTCCGCGCCCTCATCGCCGAGAAGAGCTGCGCCCCCCTCATGCTCCGTCTCGC GTGGCACTCGGCGGGGACGTTCGACGTGTCGACGAAGACCGGCGGCCCCTTCGGTACGATGAAGAACCCGGCGGAGCAGGCGCACGGCGCCAACGCGGGCCTGGACATCGCGGTGCGGATGCTCGAGCCCGTGAAGGAGGAGTTCCCCATCCTCTCGTACGCCGATCTGTACCAG CTTGCGGGAGTTGTGGCCGTGGAGGTGACCGGTGGACCTGAGATCCCCTTCCACCCCGGTAGGGAG GACAAGCCTCAGCCGCCACCTGAGGGCCGCCTTCCTGATGCTACTAAGG GTTCTGACCATCTGAGGCAGGTCTTTGGCAAGCAGATGGGCTTGAGTGATCAGGACATTGTTGCCCTCTCTGGTGGCCACACCTTG GGAAGGTGCCACAAGGAGCGGTCTGGTTTTGAGGGGGCCTGGACTAGAAACCCTTTGGTCTTTGACAACTCTTACTTCAA GGAACTTGTGAGTGGTGACAAGGAGGGCCTTCTTCAGCTCCCAAGTGACAAAGCCCTGCTGAGCGACCCTGCCTTCCGCCCTCTTGTGGAGAAATATGCTGCG GATGAGAAGGCTTTCTTTGATGACTACAAGGAGGCCCACCTCAAGCTCTCTGAACTGGG GTTCGCTGATGCATAA